The Nitrosomonas sp. PY1 genomic sequence TATGATCCTCGTTGATGAAATGAAATGTCACTTTTGAGCAAGGCTTGACTCGCCATTCTTGTTGATCAAATGCAAATATCGTACCGGGGAATTTTGCTGCATATTTTCTGCCGGCACGTACAGTAATTTCTTTTTCTTCCGAGATACTTTTGCAGCTGCTAGGCAATTTATCAATATTTTGTCCCATAATCATCGTACCCTCATGATCCATGATGTGATCATGATCCATATGATGATGATGATGCATATCGCCGTGCTCTGTTGATTTATCTGAGTGTTGGCTATGGTCAATCATATGATCGTGTGTTTTGTCTATAACGCTATGGTCTTGATCATGTTCATGCAAGTGATCGACTGCCGATCCGCTTTCTTGACTCATACTGTGACCGCTATGATCGTGGTGTTCATGATGACCTGCTTCATCCTTCGTTTGCATTTCATGATGCTTATGTTGATCGTGTTCATCAGGCTTCGATTGTTGTGCTGCCACGTCAACACAAAGCGCTAGCACCGTTAGTAAGCAAGCAATTTTTATGGTTTTGATCATGATTGTTTGTTCCCCTTATCACTTCTAATGCGTGAAATGGCAGTCATAACACATTGCTTGAAGTATTCGCGTTTCGCAAAGATGAAATAAATTAAAAGACCTGCAACTAAACCGTACAAAGCATTCAATAAATTGTTCTGTGTTGTGATGTCCATGCGAATCGCTTGTCCGCCTGGAGAACCTAAACTGGCTGCTTCGTCAAGATCTTGCCATATAGGTACTCTTCCTTGCCAAAATTCTTGCGTGAAATTGTAGCTGAGATCAACACCAAAATGACTGGTTTTAGGTAAACCATTTTCACCAAGATACGATGGATATACGATGGAACTCATACTACCCCCTTCAGCCATGCCATCAGTAGTTATGCCTTTTTCGCGGTGATCGTGAATCAACCAATCCCCTTCGCCGTAACTGTGTTTTCCGTCGTTGGTGGTGTTTAATGTTAAATCCAAGCGTTGTGCGGGTGCTATATCAAAAACATCGCGCATGATTTGTGCAACCGGGTTATGTTCCACGCCGTCATAGTGTGTGATCGTGGCGTGATGTCCATGCGTATGAATAGCGATTGTTTCTCCACCGCTATTGAGTAAACGCAGTTTGATTTTTTGATCAGGTTTGACGATGATTAAGGATTCTCTTAACGAATAGGGAAACGACAAGCCATTGATCGTATAATAATCCTCAGTCGAATCCGTGATGTCGTAACGTCGATTCATATCACGTGCTATCAAGCGAGGATCATTGTATTTCTTGATAATGTCGCCCAATTCTTTATCCATCGCATGGTAATGCAGATCATATTCTTGATCGAAATTTTCTCTGATTGCAACAGATGGGTAACGCACATGACCGCCACCGATATTGAGAGTTTGTAACAAGTTATTCGGTCTGTTTTCTTCCACGATGATCATTCCTGCTAGGCCCATCGATAAGTGCGTATGGGTTTGCACGTGGCAGTGATAAAACATGGTGCCGGTTTGGCGCGCTTGGAACTCATAAATGCGGCGCTCGCCAGGCATTAATTCAGTTTCACTGGTTTGTGGCACGCCATCATTGCCGCCGTGATCTTTATGAGCAAACGGGTGATCTACGCCATGCAAGTGGATGCTATGGGGAAAATAATGCGTGTTTTCTAAAATAATTTGTACGATATCTCCTTGTTCCACTCGTATAACTGGCGCGGGTAATCTCAGCAACGGATTGGCTCTAACACTTTCAAAATTTTCGGTAGACATGCCACTGGTTTTGGGTGCAAATACCCAAGCACCAGGCTGTACCCCGGGCGCAATATCGAAAGTAGGAAGAATACCTGGGAAATCGGGTGATTTGCCGTTTAGTTCCATTACTTCAAGCTTGATGATGATTCGATCGTGGTCACCGTCACCATCCAAATCATCCATTTTAATGATAGCATCCGGTGATAATCCGGTTTTCATTAAAGTATCCATGGAAATATTGTTGGTTCCTTTAACGGCTGCTGCAATCCAAGCTGGGTTATCAGGACTGCATCCAGGAGATGCTTCAATTTTTACACCATCAATAACTTGTGCTTCACGCCATGAAGGAGATATTTTAGGATCGCAAGGCGGTTCGGATGTTAGCGCCGCACGATCAACTTTGATTGTTTCAGGCAACAACAACGACGCTTGTGCGTCGATCGTAGTTAACGCCAAATAAAAAATCGGTATGATAATGAGGATAGGGTTAGGCATATCAACGTACCTTTGTTATTTATCAATGTAATATTAAAACAAGGCCAGATCGTATCATTTGATACGGTCTTGCTCAATTTAGATTATCAATGCAACGTTACTTTCTGGAATGGCAGGTCTGCTGAAACGATCCTTAATGTTATATTCACAGACAAGTAGAATTGTGAAGAATATCTTTAATTATCTATGCAATGCTTTTACATAATCTATCAGTTTATTTTCCTCTATATTATACAGAATCCTTATATGTTTTTGTGTCTTTTCCATTACTAGAAGGGTAGATTGCGTGACGTATATTAAATTGACCATTAAATCGGAAGTGGATTTTTCCGTGCGGTTGAATGCTTCTGTCGGGAGAAAAAAAATCATTTTTCTCAGATATTTAAGTACATTGTTTTGTTTGTTACTAATTTCGTGTGGAAAAGATACTAATCAACCTGTATCAACCGTTACGAACGCAGTACCCGTTAGTTTCATTGTTGCGCAACCAGTAGATTTGCCAGTTACACTTGAAACCATTGCTCAGACAGAAGGTGCT encodes the following:
- a CDS encoding multicopper oxidase domain-containing protein, with product MPNPILIIIPIFYLALTTIDAQASLLLPETIKVDRAALTSEPPCDPKISPSWREAQVIDGVKIEASPGCSPDNPAWIAAAVKGTNNISMDTLMKTGLSPDAIIKMDDLDGDGDHDRIIIKLEVMELNGKSPDFPGILPTFDIAPGVQPGAWVFAPKTSGMSTENFESVRANPLLRLPAPVIRVEQGDIVQIILENTHYFPHSIHLHGVDHPFAHKDHGGNDGVPQTSETELMPGERRIYEFQARQTGTMFYHCHVQTHTHLSMGLAGMIIVEENRPNNLLQTLNIGGGHVRYPSVAIRENFDQEYDLHYHAMDKELGDIIKKYNDPRLIARDMNRRYDITDSTEDYYTINGLSFPYSLRESLIIVKPDQKIKLRLLNSGGETIAIHTHGHHATITHYDGVEHNPVAQIMRDVFDIAPAQRLDLTLNTTNDGKHSYGEGDWLIHDHREKGITTDGMAEGGSMSSIVYPSYLGENGLPKTSHFGVDLSYNFTQEFWQGRVPIWQDLDEAASLGSPGGQAIRMDITTQNNLLNALYGLVAGLLIYFIFAKREYFKQCVMTAISRIRSDKGNKQS
- a CDS encoding copper oxidase, coding for MIKTIKIACLLTVLALCVDVAAQQSKPDEHDQHKHHEMQTKDEAGHHEHHDHSGHSMSQESGSAVDHLHEHDQDHSVIDKTHDHMIDHSQHSDKSTEHGDMHHHHHMDHDHIMDHEGTMIMGQNIDKLPSSCKSISEEKEITVRAGRKYAAKFPGTIFAFDQQEWRVKPCSKVTFHFINEDHIRHQFMVHGLPKYLYKYGMFHLEVTGPKTVSGTIIVPGSDDTFLAHCDISHHMEKGMKAQLVVGKGGENIPSIPGLTPYNINDIYEAENLPKVSDKAEQSAVVRQITTAFTKSDTQNYLMILIGALVGLLGIPLVKKMMSNKKTEN